A region from the Deltaproteobacteria bacterium genome encodes:
- a CDS encoding outer membrane beta-barrel domain-containing protein — translation MRIASVFLALIFSANTALADSKAPEYSEDPFGDFALSDESLILNIDFHPAGHGEVGVLLASSMIDKYSTHIGGLIDFTYNFSDGEVGVSLLDTIAVNVSAGYAAGSLTSIVTSPQGIIGNKVDKCIEDPSTCPGKDVTPYVPDYKQVTWMASVSAIWAPLYGKINVVSEYDVNLQFYGLFGAGVNGTKEVTATVVGYDVDPRGYTLGSGDPGVMPHLTFGGGLKVFIMDWIALRAEVRGLLNFDKFDFKYRPNANATSTAAMGTYDELYAPGYVFANVGLNFLVF, via the coding sequence GTGCGTATCGCGTCGGTCTTTCTAGCTCTTATATTCAGTGCCAATACAGCACTGGCTGATTCCAAAGCACCCGAGTATTCGGAAGATCCGTTTGGTGACTTCGCGTTGTCAGACGAATCTCTCATTCTGAATATCGACTTCCACCCTGCGGGGCATGGAGAGGTGGGCGTACTCCTAGCATCAAGTATGATTGATAAGTACTCGACGCACATCGGAGGCCTCATCGATTTCACATACAACTTCTCCGATGGTGAAGTTGGCGTGAGCCTGCTCGACACGATTGCGGTGAATGTTTCTGCTGGTTATGCAGCGGGTTCGTTAACAAGCATCGTGACCAGCCCACAGGGTATCATCGGAAACAAGGTTGATAAGTGTATTGAAGACCCTTCAACTTGTCCCGGCAAGGATGTCACACCCTACGTTCCAGATTACAAGCAAGTCACATGGATGGCTTCTGTATCTGCGATTTGGGCACCGTTATACGGTAAGATTAACGTCGTCAGTGAGTACGATGTAAACTTGCAGTTTTACGGTTTGTTCGGCGCAGGCGTTAACGGAACCAAAGAAGTCACGGCCACTGTTGTTGGTTATGACGTCGACCCTCGGGGTTATACCCTTGGTTCAGGCGATCCGGGTGTCATGCCTCACCTCACCTTTGGTGGTGGTTTGAAAGTGTTCATCATGGATTGGATTGCCCTTCGCGCTGAAGTGCGTGGTTTACTGAACTTCGATAAATTCGATTTCAAGTATCGACCAAATGCTAATGCAACATCGACTGCTGCGATGGGAACCTATGACGAGCTCTATGCTCCCGGCTATGTTTTCGCGAATGTCGGTCTCAACTTCTTGGTGTTTTAA
- a CDS encoding outer membrane beta-barrel domain-containing protein, with protein MMIKTKHKSVLRRVVTLVGLCGLMAVPATTWAQDDEFAAPEDTTLELGVDGPKTRALVAEDESIYVVQKRAYSKKGKFEITPFVFTAMNPKFVGYIGGGFSFAYHLRENFAVEFSTSIPYAIAPFYSALVYEVYTYETLTPEEVDLKQVEYFGALSAQFSALYGKFELYGILLDYDLYLTAGLGLTMTKEPCVPNTGDCGGAIGQYVNPTTGLLEGGLGFGLQTPEAGGDALKLSGHLGGGIRMFFTERLGVRIEIRDIVYADRKVGSAQTTSQNVTTDIRNTIFVFLGATVLL; from the coding sequence ATGATGATTAAAACGAAACATAAATCCGTATTAAGAAGAGTTGTGACCTTGGTTGGGTTGTGCGGCCTCATGGCAGTACCAGCGACGACCTGGGCGCAAGATGATGAATTCGCAGCACCAGAAGACACCACGCTTGAGCTGGGTGTAGACGGTCCAAAGACGCGTGCTTTGGTTGCTGAAGATGAATCCATCTATGTTGTTCAGAAGCGAGCTTATTCTAAGAAGGGTAAGTTTGAGATTACGCCATTTGTCTTTACAGCGATGAACCCTAAGTTCGTTGGTTATATCGGCGGCGGCTTCTCGTTCGCGTATCACCTTCGTGAGAACTTCGCGGTAGAGTTTTCGACCAGTATCCCTTACGCCATTGCACCGTTTTACTCTGCGCTGGTTTATGAGGTTTACACGTACGAGACACTTACTCCCGAGGAAGTTGATTTGAAGCAAGTTGAATACTTCGGCGCTCTAAGCGCTCAGTTTTCAGCGCTTTACGGTAAGTTCGAGCTTTACGGCATTCTACTGGATTATGACCTCTACCTCACAGCTGGACTTGGTTTGACGATGACTAAAGAACCGTGTGTGCCTAATACAGGTGACTGTGGCGGAGCAATTGGTCAATACGTGAATCCAACGACAGGCTTACTCGAAGGTGGTCTTGGTTTCGGTTTGCAGACTCCAGAAGCTGGTGGCGATGCACTTAAGCTTTCCGGTCATTTGGGCGGCGGTATCCGTATGTTCTTTACTGAGCGCTTAGGTGTTCGGATTGAGATTCGGGACATTGTTTACGCAGATCGTAAGGTGGGCTCGGCCCAGACGACTTCGCAAAACGTAACAACTGATATCCGCAATACTATCTTTGTCTTTCTTGGTGCGACTGTACTTCTGTAG